A genomic region of Nostoc sp. UHCC 0702 contains the following coding sequences:
- a CDS encoding GAF domain-containing protein, whose translation MQIHSQSESDPSPNEHTEQGLQRVLNRLVRTTHRNALIQQTTVQLRESLQVDRVVLYYFYWQWHGQVTFESLINNKFSILGSTGADNCFNDEYAALYLAGRVRAIADIESEPIQPCHRDFLRSIQVRANLVAPILIPRGLWGLLVAHQCQESRSWSLLDIELIQTAAKTLATDTHILES comes from the coding sequence GTGCAAATTCATTCTCAATCCGAGTCTGACCCAAGCCCAAATGAGCATACTGAACAGGGTTTGCAAAGAGTGCTTAACCGCCTTGTAAGAACAACGCATCGGAATGCATTAATCCAACAAACGACGGTTCAACTCAGAGAATCACTTCAGGTCGATCGCGTGGTTTTATATTACTTCTATTGGCAGTGGCACGGGCAAGTAACTTTTGAATCCTTAATTAATAATAAATTTTCAATATTAGGTTCAACAGGAGCAGATAATTGTTTTAATGACGAGTACGCAGCCCTGTATTTAGCTGGTCGAGTCAGAGCGATCGCTGATATTGAATCAGAACCAATCCAGCCTTGTCACCGCGATTTCCTCCGCAGCATCCAAGTACGTGCCAACTTGGTAGCACCAATTTTGATACCGAGAGGATTATGGGGATTGTTAGTAGCTCATCAATGCCAAGAATCTCGTTCTTGGTCACTATTAGATATAGAACTAATACAAACGGCAGCAAAAACTCTAGCAACAGATACTCACATTCTAGAGAGTTAG
- a CDS encoding sigma-70 family RNA polymerase sigma factor: MPACGREAFDEEFQVLLDFGSSSAHSMLAFIKRSLAQFNLSNSYTPTWVLNEAYMRGIRFLATGEQIEKPFAWVRATAYNIIREQSRELSRFSQFDESIIESNVNFSLAISEETEEELFKRVSVAFEKLEPEEKEILILKILKNLSWKEIKLHLILQGQSVENEATLRKRKERALKHLRSIYHSLELQNV, from the coding sequence ATGCCAGCTTGTGGTCGTGAGGCATTTGACGAAGAATTTCAAGTCTTGCTTGATTTTGGCAGTTCTTCTGCCCACTCAATGTTAGCTTTCATTAAGCGCAGCCTTGCACAATTCAATCTCAGTAATTCTTATACCCCTACTTGGGTACTCAATGAGGCATATATGCGTGGAATCAGATTTTTGGCAACAGGCGAACAGATTGAAAAACCCTTTGCTTGGGTTCGAGCAACAGCCTATAACATCATTAGAGAACAGAGCCGAGAACTGAGCAGATTTTCACAATTTGATGAAAGCATAATTGAATCTAATGTAAATTTTAGCCTTGCTATTTCTGAAGAAACTGAAGAAGAATTATTCAAAAGAGTAAGCGTAGCGTTTGAAAAGTTAGAGCCAGAGGAAAAAGAAATTTTGATTTTGAAGATACTAAAAAATTTATCATGGAAGGAAATTAAATTGCATTTAATCTTACAAGGTCAGTCAGTTGAGAATGAAGCAACATTGCGTAAACGCAAGGAAAGAGCTTTAAAACATCTTCGCAGTATATATCATTCTTTGGAACTTCAAAATGTTTAG
- a CDS encoding ssl1498 family light-harvesting-like protein, with the protein MPYTNEEGGLLNNFAKEPKIYRAEPPTESQKRNYIFLGVVATALVGGLIFVAFSVSNLS; encoded by the coding sequence ATGCCCTATACAAACGAAGAAGGCGGTCTTCTAAATAATTTTGCCAAGGAACCAAAGATTTATCGAGCAGAGCCTCCCACAGAAAGCCAAAAGCGCAACTACATTTTTCTAGGAGTTGTTGCCACAGCTTTGGTTGGTGGTTTAATTTTTGTTGCCTTCTCGGTTTCAAATCTCAGCTGA
- a CDS encoding VOC family protein: MKFGYTIIWVNDVAKTVEFYEKAFGLVRRTLQDTSKFIWAEIETGDTTLAFSSISEAQTLFPGGFYAHDPAQPPALTQISFITPDVGTAYMRALGAGAKAIDAPKAHPSGQTIARVRDPNGVLVSLVSG; this comes from the coding sequence ATGAAGTTTGGTTATACAATCATCTGGGTTAACGATGTGGCTAAGACCGTAGAGTTTTACGAAAAAGCTTTTGGTTTAGTTCGTCGCACTCTCCAAGATACAAGTAAATTTATCTGGGCTGAAATCGAAACTGGAGATACCACACTGGCTTTCTCTTCTATCAGCGAAGCACAGACATTATTCCCAGGTGGTTTTTATGCCCATGACCCCGCACAACCTCCAGCATTAACTCAAATATCGTTTATTACTCCTGATGTTGGCACCGCTTATATGAGAGCATTAGGAGCAGGAGCAAAAGCCATAGATGCACCGAAAGCCCATCCTTCGGGACAAACAATTGCTCGTGTCCGCGATCCTAATGGCGTGCTAGTGTCGCTAGTGAGTGGATGA
- a CDS encoding NAD(P)H-quinone oxidoreductase subunit H gives MARLETRTEPMVLNMGPHHPSMHGVLRLIVTLDGEDVIDCEPVIGYLHRGMEKIAENRTNVMYVPYVSRWDYAAGMFNEAVTVNAPEKLAGVAVPKRASYIRVIMLELNRIANHLLWFGPFLADVGAQTPFFYQFREREMIYDLWEAATGYRMVNNNYFRVGGVAADLPYGWVDKCLEFCDYLLPKIDEYERLVTNNPIFRRRVEGIGTITREEALNWGLSGPMLRASGVKWDLRKVDHYECYDDFDWDVQWETAGDCFARYVVRMREMRESVKIIRQAIKGLPGGPYENLEAKRLAAGKKSEWDAFDYQYIGKKVSPTFKIPKGEIYSRVESGKGELGIYLVGDDNVFPWRWKIRPADFNNLQILPGLLRGMKVADIVVILGSIDVIMGSVDR, from the coding sequence ATGGCAAGATTAGAAACCCGCACCGAACCTATGGTGCTGAATATGGGGCCTCACCATCCCTCCATGCACGGGGTTCTGCGGCTAATTGTCACTTTGGATGGCGAAGATGTCATTGATTGTGAACCGGTAATTGGCTATTTGCACCGGGGAATGGAAAAAATAGCGGAGAACCGCACTAATGTGATGTACGTCCCTTACGTCAGTCGTTGGGACTACGCGGCGGGAATGTTCAACGAAGCCGTCACTGTTAACGCGCCAGAAAAATTGGCAGGTGTTGCTGTCCCCAAACGCGCCAGCTACATTCGCGTTATCATGCTGGAATTGAACCGCATTGCTAACCACTTGCTGTGGTTCGGCCCATTCCTCGCTGACGTAGGCGCCCAAACTCCCTTCTTTTACCAGTTCCGGGAACGGGAGATGATTTACGATTTGTGGGAAGCCGCCACAGGTTACCGCATGGTGAACAACAACTACTTCCGTGTTGGTGGCGTTGCCGCTGATTTGCCTTATGGTTGGGTAGATAAGTGCTTGGAATTCTGCGACTACTTATTGCCTAAAATCGACGAATACGAACGCTTGGTGACTAATAACCCCATCTTCCGCCGTCGTGTTGAGGGCATTGGCACCATCACCCGCGAAGAAGCATTAAACTGGGGGCTGTCTGGCCCGATGTTACGTGCTTCTGGCGTTAAGTGGGATCTACGGAAAGTTGACCATTACGAGTGCTACGACGATTTCGACTGGGACGTGCAATGGGAAACTGCCGGTGATTGCTTTGCCCGTTACGTCGTGCGGATGCGGGAAATGCGCGAATCTGTGAAGATTATTCGCCAAGCTATCAAAGGACTACCCGGAGGCCCCTACGAAAACCTCGAAGCTAAGCGCTTAGCCGCTGGGAAAAAATCAGAGTGGGATGCTTTTGATTATCAGTACATTGGTAAGAAGGTTTCCCCCACCTTTAAGATTCCCAAGGGTGAAATTTATTCTCGTGTGGAAAGCGGCAAAGGTGAACTAGGAATTTATCTGGTTGGTGATGATAACGTCTTCCCTTGGCGGTGGAAGATTCGCCCAGCAGATTTTAACAACCTCCAGATTCTCCCAGGTTTATTGCGGGGCATGAAAGTTGCAGATATTGTCGTGATTCTCGGCAGTATCGACGTGATTATGGGATCTGTAGACAGATAG
- the rsmH gene encoding 16S rRNA (cytosine(1402)-N(4))-methyltransferase RsmH → MTPDSQTPLDLETLTFSHIPVLSREVISGLAVRPGGHYLDATVGGGGHSRLILEAGASVQLTAVDQDEDALAAAQKNLAEYGDNRIQFILSNFAAYKFTPNTFDGILADLGVSSYHLDQPERGFSFRHTASLDMRMDKRQSLTAADVINEWDEAELADIFFKYGEERLSRRIARRIVEKRPLHTTTELATAIAACVPPKYRYGRIHPATRVFQALRIVVNDELKSLETFLEQAPKALVPGGRIAIISFHSLEDRLVKHGLRNSPLLQVLTKKPITAMEEEIANNPRSRSAKLRIAQRKSGGDGELGAPTTFGRGD, encoded by the coding sequence ATGACACCAGATTCACAAACACCGCTAGATTTAGAAACCTTGACCTTTTCCCATATTCCTGTCTTGAGTCGAGAGGTGATTTCAGGTCTAGCGGTACGTCCTGGCGGTCATTATTTGGATGCGACGGTAGGCGGTGGTGGTCACAGTCGCCTGATTTTAGAAGCTGGTGCTTCTGTGCAACTAACAGCGGTTGACCAAGATGAGGATGCTTTAGCGGCGGCGCAGAAAAACTTAGCTGAGTATGGCGATAATCGCATACAATTTATCCTCAGCAATTTTGCTGCCTACAAGTTTACTCCTAACACTTTCGATGGTATCCTCGCCGATTTAGGGGTAAGTTCTTACCATCTAGACCAGCCAGAACGGGGTTTTAGCTTTCGCCACACAGCCAGTCTCGATATGCGAATGGATAAGCGACAGTCGCTAACCGCAGCCGATGTGATTAATGAATGGGATGAAGCGGAATTAGCAGACATTTTCTTTAAATATGGTGAAGAAAGACTATCAAGACGCATTGCTAGACGCATCGTCGAAAAACGCCCGTTGCACACGACTACAGAATTAGCAACAGCGATCGCTGCTTGTGTTCCTCCTAAATACCGTTATGGTAGGATTCATCCTGCTACCCGTGTTTTTCAAGCCCTGCGAATTGTGGTCAACGATGAGTTAAAGTCTTTAGAAACTTTCTTAGAACAAGCACCAAAGGCTTTAGTTCCAGGTGGCAGAATTGCAATTATCAGTTTTCACAGCCTGGAAGACCGCCTAGTTAAACATGGTTTACGAAATTCACCTTTGTTGCAAGTCTTGACAAAAAAGCCAATTACTGCTATGGAAGAGGAAATTGCTAATAACCCGCGATCGCGTTCTGCTAAGTTGAGGATAGCGCAGAGGAAGAGCGGGGGAGATGGGGAACTCGGGGCCCCCACGACCTTCGGTCGTGGGGATTAG
- a CDS encoding tetratricopeptide repeat protein, translated as MSVNDTAHSDNFAWNRQVYHRLKLALSLDLRRQIFLAVCDDLHLRNQVAARLHSTLAYPVGQVLYQPSDGQATSTPAYPRLVTLRLNLSEPNPVIQISQWLANYPPPIVGASKDSPGRPLPIPAFQIVGVEQLTKQPVAVQRSFLHHLRLSEQYFSSPESNRFLESSVLLWVSRPWLSAIQQSAPQFWRWRTGVFVFAGEPTPTTHNADHPERFSSSRSLDLGNLEQSILDESVSEAELKRAATTKQEFEDEFNLPTEIPANPIGKAQETIPATSELLQTGLQQQEYAASRSIGSNSPWTVLSHVSKELTELVIATINTNIAQEPDDNWQPQQVLWEIEELHSQQASGSALAAAYHQLGNLYRLRIEQGQSTIENLMVAILAYQEAIAYDKTSPQLPDILNDLGTLYWMLHRTPQDSESGQTYIEQGIEFYQLALKSISPQTHAETYARIQNNLGTAYGDLARFSNPAENWQQAVLAYSEALRYRTVEMDTLKYAACQNNLGTAYWHLAQYNQPIVHLKQAIASYNEALVHYNPQLEPLKYGMIQNNIGTAYWNLAQYEQPIQNLRLAIEVYREALKYRTPATVPNACAATQNNLGTAYWHLANLSQTTKEVRQKLLELCIDAYEEAIALAHSLNSKLLSFDLFAAHNNLGLAHYQLVTDNSFSGDQVMRSQHLEAALDNHLQALKGFSQQPEAYQTTFTYVLKTIRAFHNELGIQGQNLALSKVPGHLLPEILPKL; from the coding sequence ATGAGCGTGAATGATACTGCACACTCCGATAATTTTGCTTGGAATCGGCAAGTGTATCACCGTCTGAAACTTGCCCTCAGTCTCGACTTAAGACGACAGATATTTTTGGCGGTATGTGATGATTTACACTTGAGGAATCAAGTAGCGGCTCGTTTGCATTCTACTTTGGCTTATCCAGTTGGACAAGTACTATATCAGCCTTCAGATGGGCAGGCAACTAGCACTCCAGCCTATCCGCGATTAGTGACTTTACGGTTGAATTTGAGCGAGCCTAATCCGGTAATTCAGATCAGTCAATGGTTAGCTAATTATCCACCACCAATTGTTGGGGCATCAAAAGATAGTCCTGGGCGACCGTTGCCAATACCAGCATTTCAGATTGTAGGTGTGGAACAGCTAACTAAACAACCAGTAGCAGTACAGCGTTCTTTTTTACACCATCTTCGCTTAAGTGAACAGTATTTCTCTAGCCCAGAATCTAACCGATTCCTCGAATCTAGCGTACTTTTGTGGGTATCCCGTCCTTGGTTATCTGCTATTCAGCAATCAGCCCCACAGTTTTGGCGTTGGCGTACTGGTGTGTTTGTGTTTGCTGGAGAACCGACACCAACGACACACAATGCAGATCATCCAGAACGTTTTTCCAGTTCTAGAAGCTTGGATTTAGGGAATCTTGAGCAATCTATTCTAGACGAATCAGTCAGTGAAGCAGAACTTAAACGTGCAGCTACCACAAAACAAGAGTTTGAAGATGAGTTTAATTTGCCGACAGAAATACCAGCAAATCCAATCGGTAAAGCACAAGAAACTATACCTGCTACCTCAGAATTATTGCAGACTGGGTTACAACAGCAAGAATATGCTGCTAGTAGATCAATTGGAAGTAATAGTCCATGGACGGTGTTGTCTCATGTTAGTAAGGAGTTAACAGAGCTAGTAATAGCAACGATTAATACAAACATTGCCCAAGAACCAGATGATAACTGGCAACCACAACAAGTTTTGTGGGAAATTGAGGAATTGCATTCACAGCAAGCCTCAGGGTCAGCACTGGCAGCAGCTTATCATCAATTGGGAAATTTATATCGCCTTCGCATTGAGCAAGGACAGTCAACTATAGAAAATCTGATGGTGGCAATTCTTGCTTATCAAGAAGCGATCGCTTACGATAAAACCTCACCACAATTACCAGATATTTTAAATGATTTAGGTACACTCTACTGGATGTTACACCGCACACCACAGGATTCAGAATCAGGACAAACTTATATAGAACAGGGAATTGAATTTTATCAGCTGGCTTTAAAGTCAATTTCACCACAGACCCACGCAGAAACTTATGCACGGATACAAAATAATCTGGGAACAGCTTATGGTGATTTAGCTCGTTTTTCTAATCCAGCAGAGAATTGGCAGCAAGCAGTTTTAGCTTACAGTGAAGCATTGCGCTATCGTACAGTTGAAATGGACACCTTAAAGTATGCTGCTTGCCAAAATAATTTAGGTACTGCTTATTGGCATTTAGCACAATACAATCAACCAATTGTGCATTTAAAGCAAGCGATCGCATCTTACAATGAAGCCCTGGTTCACTATAACCCCCAACTTGAACCGCTCAAGTATGGCATGATTCAAAACAACATCGGCACTGCCTACTGGAATCTTGCCCAATACGAACAACCAATACAAAACCTGCGGCTAGCTATTGAGGTTTACCGCGAAGCCCTCAAATATCGCACCCCAGCCACTGTTCCCAATGCTTGTGCTGCTACACAAAATAATCTTGGTACAGCTTACTGGCATTTAGCTAACTTATCCCAAACGACTAAAGAGGTGCGGCAAAAGTTGCTAGAGTTATGTATTGATGCTTATGAAGAAGCCATTGCTTTGGCTCATTCTCTTAACAGTAAACTCTTAAGTTTTGACTTGTTTGCCGCTCATAATAACTTGGGGCTTGCCCATTATCAGCTAGTAACAGATAATTCTTTTAGTGGCGATCAAGTCATGCGATCGCAACATCTCGAAGCCGCATTAGATAACCATTTGCAAGCCTTAAAAGGATTTAGCCAACAACCAGAAGCTTATCAAACAACTTTTACTTACGTCTTGAAAACAATTCGGGCTTTCCACAATGAATTAGGGATACAAGGACAAAATCTGGCTTTATCTAAAGTACCAGGTCATTTGTTACCAGAAATTCTGCCAAAGTTGTAA
- a CDS encoding NAD(P)-dependent oxidoreductase has protein sequence MKVAFLGTGLMGLPMAQRLLAANIEVVAYNRTPEKLAPLQAAGAEIVTHPRHAIRAAECVILMLTNAAATYHVLLSDTSWRTLEGRTIIQMGTITPTESQEIRDSVVGGGGQYLEAPVLGSIPEAKNGKLIVMVGAELEQYQNHLQLLQNFGPEPLLIGPVGAAAALKLALNQLIASLTTSFALSLAFIERQGVDVDLFMQILRESSLYAPTFDKKLQRMLDGNYANPNFPTKHLLKDTDLFISEAKSLGLDLSSIEAVRQILHTAMKMSFANDDYSSLFSVIKEWGE, from the coding sequence ATGAAGGTGGCATTTCTGGGAACTGGACTAATGGGACTACCAATGGCTCAAAGATTGTTAGCAGCAAATATAGAGGTAGTTGCCTATAATCGTACCCCAGAAAAATTAGCACCCCTACAAGCAGCTGGCGCCGAAATCGTCACACATCCCCGCCATGCAATTCGTGCGGCTGAGTGTGTTATTCTCATGCTCACAAATGCCGCAGCCACCTATCATGTGTTGCTTTCAGATACTTCTTGGCGAACTCTAGAAGGACGCACCATTATCCAGATGGGGACAATTACCCCCACAGAAAGCCAAGAGATTAGAGATTCAGTAGTTGGAGGTGGGGGTCAGTATTTAGAAGCACCCGTGCTTGGGAGCATTCCAGAAGCAAAAAATGGCAAGCTGATTGTCATGGTAGGTGCTGAACTAGAGCAATATCAAAATCATTTACAGTTACTACAAAATTTCGGGCCAGAACCTTTGCTTATAGGGCCAGTGGGGGCTGCTGCTGCGCTCAAATTGGCACTAAATCAACTAATTGCTTCCCTGACAACTAGCTTCGCTCTAAGTCTAGCTTTTATCGAGCGTCAGGGCGTAGATGTGGATTTATTTATGCAAATCCTGCGTGAAAGTTCATTGTACGCGCCTACCTTTGACAAAAAGCTGCAACGGATGTTAGATGGCAATTATGCTAATCCTAATTTCCCCACAAAACACTTGCTAAAAGATACAGATTTGTTTATCTCTGAAGCAAAATCTTTGGGTTTGGATCTCAGCAGTATTGAAGCTGTGCGGCAAATTTTGCACACAGCAATGAAAATGTCATTTGCTAATGATGATTACTCATCCCTATTTTCTGTAATTAAAGAATGGGGAGAATAG
- a CDS encoding class I SAM-dependent methyltransferase: protein MDSNPTLCTAIAHRIAASPKGQITFAEYMDMVLYHPEHGYYSSNAVKIGFKDSDFFTSSNLGADFGELLAEQFVQMWEILGRPNSFSLVEMGAGKGLLALHILNYHQLHHPDFFAALKYVIVEKSPALRQEQQQRLQEFPVRWCSLEEIPSKEITGCFFSNELVDALPVHQFILEAGGLREIYVTTRGDEGDEGDEGDEGDEEVISSPAPPLPGSPALPNCPFSPQFVELIGEPSTPQLVEYFNIVGIDLTQSSYADGYRSEINLAALDWLSIVADRLQRGYVLTIDYGYSASRYYNPRRSQGTLQCYYQHRYHDNPYINIGHQDITAHVDFTALEEWGKRCGLEKVGFTQQGVFLMALGLGSRIAALSHQEIPISQLLQRRSALHQLLDPVGLGGFGVLIQSKRLNEKEKSQSLKGLAVGE, encoded by the coding sequence ATGGATTCAAATCCAACGCTGTGTACAGCCATAGCCCATCGCATTGCTGCTAGTCCCAAGGGGCAAATTACTTTTGCTGAATACATGGACATGGTGTTATATCACCCAGAACACGGTTACTATTCCAGCAATGCAGTCAAAATTGGATTCAAGGACAGTGATTTTTTTACATCTTCTAATCTCGGTGCTGACTTCGGCGAATTACTGGCAGAACAATTTGTCCAGATGTGGGAGATTTTAGGGCGACCTAACTCGTTTTCTCTAGTAGAAATGGGAGCAGGTAAAGGACTATTAGCGCTGCATATCCTCAACTACCATCAGTTGCACCACCCAGATTTCTTTGCTGCACTGAAATATGTGATTGTGGAAAAGTCACCAGCATTAAGGCAAGAACAGCAGCAACGCTTACAGGAGTTCCCCGTGCGTTGGTGCAGCCTAGAGGAAATTCCCAGTAAGGAAATCACTGGCTGCTTTTTTTCTAATGAATTAGTCGATGCCTTACCAGTCCATCAATTCATATTAGAGGCGGGGGGACTGCGAGAAATTTATGTGACAACGAGGGGGGATGAGGGAGATGAGGGGGATGAGGGGGATGAGGGGGATGAGGAAGTAATTTCTTCCCCTGCTCCCCCGCTCCCTGGCTCCCCTGCTCTCCCTAATTGCCCTTTCTCTCCGCAATTTGTAGAATTAATCGGGGAACCTTCTACGCCACAACTGGTAGAATATTTCAATATAGTGGGAATTGATTTAACTCAAAGTTCCTATGCAGATGGTTATCGCAGCGAAATTAATTTAGCTGCTCTCGACTGGTTGAGTATAGTAGCAGACCGCTTGCAGCGGGGGTATGTGTTAACAATTGATTATGGGTACTCTGCCAGCCGTTATTATAATCCCAGGCGATCGCAAGGAACTCTACAGTGCTACTATCAACATCGCTACCACGACAACCCTTATATCAATATCGGGCATCAAGATATCACAGCCCATGTTGATTTTACTGCTTTGGAAGAATGGGGTAAGCGGTGCGGTTTAGAGAAAGTTGGTTTTACGCAGCAAGGTGTATTTTTGATGGCACTGGGTTTGGGAAGTCGAATTGCTGCCCTTTCTCATCAAGAAATACCTATCTCACAGTTGCTGCAACGACGTTCAGCACTACACCAGCTACTAGATCCCGTAGGACTCGGTGGCTTTGGAGTCTTAATTCAAAGCAAAAGACTCAACGAAAAAGAAAAATCTCAATCGCTCAAAGGATTAGCTGTGGGAGAGTAA
- the thiO gene encoding glycine oxidase ThiO, with amino-acid sequence MTNEILIIGGGVIGLAIAVELKLRGANVTVLCRDFQAAATHAAAGMLAPDAEKIPDEAMRSLCWRSRSLYPDWTRKLEDLTGLNSGYWPCGILAPIYEESRGAREQGSRGAGEQIIPPSPHRPIPPSPHESPAYWLDQAAIHQYQPGLGAEVAGGWWYPEDAQVDNKALANLLWTAAESVGVELKDGITVQAFLQQQGQVVGVQTNAGVIRAAHYVLAAGAWSNEFLPLPVRPRKGQMLSVQVPQSLPELPLMRILYGQDIYIVPRRNGEIIIGATSEDVGFTPHNTPAGIQTLLEQATRLYPSLQDYPIQKFWWGFRPATPDELPILGTSHCQNLTLATGHYRNGILLAPVTAALIADLIWEQKADPLLSHFHYSRFHTQPSTSMLTHSANFSNGYHPAVSLENTRLSTPDSRLPTLDSPLIIAGKTFQSRLMTGTGKYRSIEDMQQSIVASGCQIVTVAVRRVQTKAPGHEGLAEALDWTKIWMLPNTAGCQTAEEAIRVARLGREMAKLLGQEDNNFVKLEVIPDPKYLLPDPIGTLEAAEQLVKEGFAVLPYINADPMLAKRLEDVGCATVMPLASPIGSGQGLKTTANIQIIIENASIPVVVDAGIGSPSEAAQAMELGADALLINSAIALAQNPAVMAHAMNLAAVAGRLAYLAGRMPIKDYASASSPLTGTITS; translated from the coding sequence ATGACTAATGAAATTTTAATTATTGGTGGCGGCGTTATTGGTTTAGCGATCGCCGTTGAACTGAAACTGCGCGGGGCAAATGTCACCGTGCTTTGTCGTGATTTTCAAGCTGCTGCAACTCATGCTGCTGCTGGCATGTTAGCACCAGATGCGGAGAAAATTCCAGATGAGGCAATGCGTTCGTTGTGTTGGCGATCGCGTTCTTTATATCCAGACTGGACGCGCAAATTAGAAGATTTAACAGGATTAAATAGTGGTTACTGGCCCTGTGGGATTTTAGCACCCATTTATGAAGAAAGCAGGGGAGCAAGGGAGCAAGGGAGCAGGGGAGCAGGGGAGCAAATTATCCCCCCATCGCCCCATCGCCCCATCCCCCCATCCCCCCATGAGTCACCTGCTTATTGGTTAGATCAAGCCGCAATTCATCAATATCAGCCAGGATTAGGAGCAGAAGTAGCTGGTGGCTGGTGGTATCCAGAAGATGCACAAGTTGACAATAAAGCATTAGCAAATTTACTTTGGACAGCGGCTGAGTCTGTTGGTGTTGAACTCAAAGACGGCATTACAGTACAAGCATTTTTGCAGCAGCAGGGACAAGTAGTAGGTGTGCAAACCAATGCCGGAGTAATTCGTGCTGCCCACTATGTATTAGCCGCAGGTGCTTGGTCAAATGAATTTTTGCCGTTACCCGTGCGTCCTCGAAAAGGGCAAATGTTGAGTGTGCAAGTACCGCAATCTTTGCCGGAATTGCCTTTAATGCGGATTTTGTATGGGCAAGATATTTACATTGTTCCCAGGCGGAATGGTGAAATTATTATTGGGGCAACTAGCGAAGATGTTGGTTTTACGCCCCACAACACTCCCGCAGGCATTCAAACTTTACTTGAACAAGCCACTCGCTTATACCCGTCATTACAGGATTATCCCATCCAGAAATTTTGGTGGGGATTTCGCCCAGCTACTCCTGATGAATTACCTATCCTTGGCACTAGCCACTGTCAAAATTTAACTTTAGCTACAGGTCATTACCGCAATGGCATATTGCTTGCACCTGTAACCGCAGCCTTGATTGCCGATTTGATTTGGGAACAAAAAGCTGATCCTTTACTTTCCCACTTCCACTATTCCCGCTTTCACACCCAGCCATCTACCTCCATGCTGACTCACTCTGCTAATTTCTCCAACGGGTATCACCCTGCCGTATCTTTGGAGAATACCCGACTCTCGACTCCCGACTCTCGACTCCCGACTCTCGACTCCCCATTGATTATTGCTGGCAAAACTTTTCAATCTCGTTTGATGACGGGAACAGGCAAATATCGCAGCATTGAGGATATGCAGCAAAGTATTGTCGCTAGTGGTTGTCAGATTGTCACCGTGGCAGTGCGGCGGGTGCAAACCAAAGCACCCGGACACGAAGGTTTAGCCGAAGCACTTGATTGGACAAAAATCTGGATGCTGCCGAATACAGCAGGTTGTCAAACCGCAGAAGAAGCGATTCGGGTTGCTCGTTTAGGGCGAGAAATGGCAAAACTATTGGGGCAAGAAGATAACAACTTCGTCAAGTTAGAAGTTATACCAGATCCTAAATATTTACTTCCCGATCCCATTGGCACATTAGAAGCCGCAGAACAACTCGTAAAAGAAGGTTTTGCAGTATTGCCCTATATCAATGCTGACCCGATGTTAGCTAAGCGTTTAGAAGATGTGGGCTGTGCTACGGTGATGCCTTTAGCATCTCCTATTGGTTCGGGGCAAGGGCTGAAAACAACTGCTAACATCCAGATTATCATTGAAAATGCCAGTATACCAGTGGTGGTAGATGCTGGCATTGGTTCGCCCTCAGAAGCAGCGCAGGCGATGGAATTAGGGGCAGATGCTTTATTAATTAATAGCGCGATCGCACTTGCTCAAAACCCGGCAGTCATGGCTCATGCCATGAATTTGGCAGCAGTCGCTGGGCGTCTAGCATACCTTGCCGGCAGAATGCCTATTAAAGACTACGCCAGTGCCAGTTCACCACTCACTGGAACTATTACTAGTTAG
- a CDS encoding (2Fe-2S)-binding protein: MPKILAQGKTIECDRGANLRKILLQNGIDLYNGGAKVINCRGIGSCGTCAVQVEGEVSTANWRDKARRSLPPHSPTRNLRLACQTQVLGDVIVTKFDGFWGQGSQTV; the protein is encoded by the coding sequence ATGCCCAAGATACTAGCTCAAGGTAAAACAATTGAGTGCGATCGCGGAGCCAATTTACGAAAAATTTTGCTGCAAAATGGTATTGACCTCTACAATGGCGGTGCTAAGGTAATAAACTGTCGGGGAATTGGCAGTTGTGGTACTTGTGCTGTCCAGGTAGAAGGTGAAGTCTCGACGGCGAATTGGCGTGACAAAGCACGGCGTTCGCTTCCTCCCCATTCTCCTACAAGAAACCTGCGTTTAGCCTGTCAAACTCAGGTTTTAGGCGATGTGATAGTGACAAAATTCGACGGATTTTGGGGTCAAGGTTCTCAAACAGTATAG